A DNA window from Halorubrum sp. DM2 contains the following coding sequences:
- the gcvPB gene encoding aminomethyl-transferring glycine dehydrogenase subunit GcvPB, with protein MIHDQANYERDGENVREPLLSEKGEETVDVREESPLPDDLTREELTLPNPSEPETARHYTRLSQMNWSIDSGPYPLGSCTMKYNPKFTEDVAADSNAAVHPDRSARSAQGILELQYRLQDALAEIGGMDAVTLQPPAGAAGELTGILVAKAYHEHHGNDRSEVVIPASAHGTNFATAATAGYDVVELPSGEDGRVDLEALEAAVGDDTAALMLTNPNTVGLFERDITEIAEIVHDAGGLLYYDGANLNALLGRGRPGDMGFDVMHYNVHKTFATPHGGGGPGAGPVGVVDELAPFLPTPRVRETDEGSGYERFEPDHTIGKVHGFAGNWHVLIKAYAYIARLGDEGLADAAAKAVLNANYLAERLDLDVPFGPFHHEFAATAGDRDAADVAKRMLDFGVHPPTTKWPEMVPEAMLTEPTEIEGKSSLDDLAEAFNLAYADTDEALDSAPNRTAAARIDQVGAARNPRLSWQALDGE; from the coding sequence ATGATCCACGACCAAGCGAACTACGAGCGCGACGGGGAGAACGTCCGGGAGCCGCTCCTCTCGGAGAAGGGCGAGGAGACGGTCGACGTGCGCGAGGAGTCGCCGCTCCCCGACGACCTGACGCGCGAGGAGCTGACGCTCCCGAACCCCTCGGAGCCGGAGACGGCGCGCCACTACACCCGCCTCTCGCAGATGAACTGGTCGATCGACTCGGGCCCGTACCCGCTGGGGAGCTGTACGATGAAGTACAACCCCAAGTTCACCGAGGACGTCGCCGCGGACTCGAACGCGGCCGTCCACCCCGACCGCTCCGCGCGCTCGGCGCAGGGGATCTTGGAGCTTCAGTACCGGCTCCAGGACGCCCTCGCGGAGATCGGCGGGATGGACGCGGTCACGCTCCAGCCGCCCGCGGGCGCGGCCGGGGAGCTGACGGGGATCCTCGTCGCGAAGGCGTACCACGAACACCACGGCAACGACCGCTCGGAGGTCGTGATCCCGGCGTCGGCGCACGGGACGAACTTCGCGACCGCCGCGACCGCCGGCTACGACGTGGTCGAACTCCCCTCCGGGGAGGACGGCCGCGTCGATCTGGAGGCCTTGGAGGCGGCCGTCGGCGACGACACCGCCGCCCTAATGTTAACGAACCCGAACACGGTCGGGCTCTTCGAGCGCGACATCACCGAGATCGCCGAGATCGTCCACGACGCCGGCGGGCTGCTCTACTACGACGGCGCGAACCTCAACGCGCTCCTCGGGCGGGGGCGGCCCGGCGACATGGGGTTCGACGTGATGCACTACAACGTCCACAAGACGTTCGCGACCCCGCACGGCGGCGGCGGCCCGGGTGCCGGGCCGGTCGGCGTCGTCGACGAGCTGGCACCGTTCCTCCCGACGCCCAGGGTCCGCGAGACCGACGAGGGGTCGGGGTACGAGCGCTTCGAACCCGATCACACGATCGGCAAGGTCCACGGCTTCGCCGGCAACTGGCACGTGTTGATCAAGGCGTACGCGTACATCGCTCGCCTCGGCGACGAGGGGCTCGCGGACGCCGCCGCGAAGGCGGTCCTCAACGCGAACTACCTCGCCGAGCGGCTCGATCTGGACGTGCCCTTCGGCCCGTTCCACCACGAGTTCGCGGCGACCGCGGGCGACCGCGACGCGGCCGACGTCGCCAAGCGGATGCTCGATTTCGGCGTTCACCCGCCGACGACGAAGTGGCCGGAGATGGTGCCGGAGGCGATGTTGACGGAGCCGACCGAGATCGAGGGGAAATCGTCGCTCGACGACCTCGCGGAGGCGTTCAACCTCGCGTACGCCGACACCGACGAGGCGCTCGATTCGGCCCCGAACCGGACCGCCGCCGCCCGGATCGATCAGGTCGGTGCCGCGCGGAACCCGCGGCTCTCGTGGCAGGCGCTCGACGGGGAGTAG
- the gcvPA gene encoding aminomethyl-transferring glycine dehydrogenase subunit GcvPA: MSRANGTPYAPHTDEETAAMLAAVGVDDEEALFDIPDAVAFDGDFGIEPRTEREIRDECARILNRNDDLTEFLGRGHYGHYVPSVVDHLADRAEFLTSYTQYQPEVSQGFLQALFEYQSMLVELTGLDVANCSMYDAATALGEAATLADRVRSTSGDVVLVPEQLREGKRAVLSNYCAGADLTVETYPMADGTADVDALAERAGDDAVMVYAESPTVRGCIEERLAAIGDLAGETDALFVLGSDVVALSVLESPATVGADVVVGEAGALGLPTAYGMGLGIFACRDDFLRQVPGRLVGASEDANGDRAYTLTLQTREQHIRKERATSNICTNQAWVALRAAIHAATLGPDGLVDLANDCVREAEALAARIDDLSGAAAPVHDRHHFREFAVRVDQPAAAVAGDLETEGFAVHAIGDHLLQVCVTDLTAGRTDGLVAAFEEVL, translated from the coding sequence ATGAGCCGGGCGAACGGCACGCCGTACGCGCCCCACACCGACGAGGAGACCGCGGCGATGCTGGCTGCGGTCGGCGTCGACGACGAGGAGGCGCTGTTCGACATCCCCGACGCGGTCGCCTTCGACGGCGACTTCGGCATCGAGCCGCGCACCGAACGCGAGATCCGCGACGAGTGCGCGCGAATCCTGAACCGCAACGACGACCTCACGGAGTTCCTCGGACGAGGCCACTACGGCCACTACGTGCCGAGCGTCGTCGACCACCTCGCCGACCGCGCGGAGTTCCTCACGAGCTACACCCAGTACCAGCCGGAGGTGTCACAGGGGTTCCTTCAGGCCCTCTTCGAGTACCAGTCGATGCTGGTGGAGCTGACCGGGCTCGACGTCGCGAACTGCTCGATGTACGACGCCGCGACCGCGCTCGGCGAGGCCGCGACACTCGCGGACCGCGTCCGGTCGACCTCGGGCGACGTGGTCTTGGTCCCCGAACAGCTCCGGGAGGGGAAGCGGGCGGTGCTGTCGAACTACTGCGCGGGCGCGGACCTGACCGTCGAGACCTATCCGATGGCCGACGGCACCGCCGACGTCGACGCGCTCGCGGAGCGCGCCGGCGACGACGCCGTGATGGTGTACGCGGAGAGCCCGACCGTCCGCGGCTGTATCGAAGAGCGGCTCGCGGCGATCGGCGACCTCGCCGGCGAGACCGACGCGCTGTTCGTCCTCGGCTCCGACGTCGTCGCGCTGTCGGTGCTGGAGTCGCCGGCGACCGTCGGGGCCGACGTCGTCGTCGGCGAGGCCGGCGCGCTCGGCCTCCCGACCGCCTACGGGATGGGACTGGGGATCTTCGCCTGCCGCGACGACTTCCTGCGGCAGGTCCCCGGGCGGCTGGTCGGCGCGAGCGAGGACGCGAACGGCGACAGGGCGTACACGCTGACGCTCCAGACCCGCGAACAGCACATCCGCAAGGAGCGTGCCACCTCCAACATCTGCACGAACCAGGCGTGGGTCGCGCTCCGGGCGGCGATCCACGCGGCGACGCTCGGCCCGGACGGACTCGTCGACCTCGCGAACGACTGCGTCCGCGAGGCGGAGGCGCTCGCGGCGCGGATCGACGACCTGTCGGGCGCGGCCGCGCCCGTCCACGACCGCCACCACTTCCGGGAGTTCGCGGTCCGCGTCGACCAGCCGGCGGCGGCCGTCGCCGGGGACTTAGAGACCGAGGGGTTCGCGGTCCACGCGATCGGTGACCACCTGCTTCAGGTGTGCGTCACCGACCTGACCGCCGGGCGGACCGACGGACTCGTCGCGGCCTTCGAGGAGGTACTCTGA
- the gcvH gene encoding glycine cleavage system protein GcvH — MSFDVPDDRRYLESHEWATTGGDPVRIGVSDFAQDELGDVVFVELPEVGDEVVAGEAFGVVESIKAVSDLYAPVSGEVVAVNEELFDRPELVNEDPYGDGWMLEVEPAEGGDADGLLDADEYDDQIA, encoded by the coding sequence ATGAGCTTCGACGTTCCCGACGACAGACGGTACTTGGAATCGCACGAGTGGGCGACGACCGGCGGCGACCCCGTCCGGATCGGCGTCTCCGACTTCGCGCAGGACGAACTGGGCGACGTGGTGTTCGTCGAACTGCCCGAGGTCGGCGACGAGGTCGTCGCCGGCGAGGCGTTCGGCGTCGTCGAGTCGATCAAGGCCGTCTCGGACCTGTACGCCCCCGTCTCGGGCGAGGTCGTCGCGGTCAACGAGGAGCTGTTCGACCGCCCGGAGCTGGTCAACGAGGACCCGTACGGCGACGGATGGATGCTCGAAGTCGAGCCCGCCGAGGGCGGAGACGCGGACGGACTGCTCGACGCCGACGAGTACGACGACCAGATCGCCTGA
- the fen gene encoding flap endonuclease-1, which yields MGNADLRDLASIRDVPFAEIEGSVVAVDAHNWLYRYLTTTVKWTADEKYTTADGVEVANLIGVVQGLPKFFEHDLIPVMVFDGAVTDLKADEVAERREKRERAEERRAAAEERGDAVEAARLEARTQRLTDTIQETTRELLRLLDVPIVEAPAEGEAQCAHMAATGTVDHAGSEDYDTLLFGAPTTLRQLTSKGNPELMDLAATLDDLGLDRQGLVDAAMLCGTDFNEGVRGIGPKTAVKAIREHGDLWGVLDARDAEIPNAEAIRELFMDPPAADVAVDADVNPDVEAARAYVVDEWGVAGDEVERGFERIAESQVQTGLDRWT from the coding sequence ATGGGAAACGCCGACCTGCGCGATCTCGCGTCGATCCGCGACGTCCCCTTCGCGGAGATCGAGGGGAGCGTCGTCGCCGTCGACGCGCACAACTGGCTGTACCGCTACCTCACGACGACGGTCAAGTGGACGGCCGACGAGAAGTACACCACCGCGGACGGCGTCGAGGTCGCCAACCTGATCGGAGTGGTTCAGGGGCTCCCGAAGTTCTTCGAACACGACCTGATCCCGGTGATGGTGTTCGACGGGGCCGTCACCGACCTGAAGGCCGACGAGGTCGCCGAGCGGCGCGAGAAGCGCGAGCGGGCGGAGGAGCGCCGGGCCGCGGCTGAGGAGCGCGGCGACGCGGTCGAGGCAGCCCGACTGGAGGCCCGGACGCAGCGGCTCACCGACACGATTCAGGAGACGACCCGGGAGCTGCTCCGCCTGCTCGACGTGCCGATCGTCGAGGCCCCCGCGGAGGGGGAGGCCCAGTGCGCGCACATGGCCGCGACCGGCACGGTCGACCACGCCGGCAGCGAGGACTACGACACCCTGCTTTTCGGCGCACCGACGACGCTCCGTCAGCTGACGAGCAAGGGGAACCCGGAGCTGATGGATCTCGCGGCGACGCTCGACGACCTCGGACTCGACCGACAGGGGCTCGTCGACGCCGCGATGCTGTGCGGCACGGACTTCAACGAGGGCGTCCGCGGGATCGGGCCGAAGACCGCGGTGAAGGCGATCCGGGAACACGGCGACCTGTGGGGGGTCCTCGACGCCCGCGACGCCGAGATCCCGAACGCCGAGGCGATCCGCGAGCTGTTCATGGACCCGCCCGCGGCGGACGTCGCGGTCGACGCCGACGTGAACCCGGACGTCGAGGCCGCCCGCGCGTACGTCGTCGACGAGTGGGGCGTCGCCGGCGACGAGGTCGAACGCGGGTTCGAGCGCATCGCGGAGTCGCAGGTCCAGACCGGGTTGGACCGGTGGACCTGA
- the fer gene encoding ferredoxin Fer, with product MVSPFEVLDVDEDADDEAVERAYRERVKRAHPDQGGSIEEFQLVRRAYRELSERDENGDRSDDGVDPADVDLTEDGDAHAPTSTRVEFLDYEAVVDYGWSLNDDELFRKASHADLNPDAHGRLLVHPDESLLEAAERSGFAWPFSCRGGACANCAVYLAAGELSQPTDHIMPDDLAERGFRLSCNGYPLTDELSVVFNVKQRPELDDLILPPGPFTRR from the coding sequence ATGGTCTCCCCGTTCGAGGTGTTGGATGTCGACGAGGACGCCGACGACGAGGCGGTCGAGCGGGCGTACCGCGAGCGCGTGAAACGCGCCCACCCCGATCAGGGGGGTTCGATCGAGGAGTTCCAGCTCGTCCGCCGCGCCTACCGAGAGCTGTCGGAGCGCGACGAGAACGGCGACCGGAGCGACGACGGCGTCGACCCCGCCGACGTCGACCTCACTGAGGACGGCGACGCGCACGCGCCCACGTCGACCCGCGTCGAGTTCCTCGACTACGAGGCCGTCGTCGACTACGGCTGGTCGCTCAACGACGACGAGCTGTTCCGGAAGGCGTCCCACGCCGACCTCAACCCCGACGCCCACGGTCGCCTGCTCGTCCACCCCGACGAGAGCCTGCTGGAGGCGGCCGAGCGGAGCGGCTTCGCGTGGCCCTTCTCGTGTCGCGGCGGTGCCTGCGCGAACTGCGCGGTGTACCTCGCCGCCGGCGAGCTCTCGCAGCCGACCGACCACATCATGCCCGACGACCTCGCCGAGCGCGGCTTCCGGCTCTCCTGTAACGGCTACCCGCTGACCGACGAGCTGTCGGTCGTGTTCAACGTGAAACAGCGACCTGAACTCGACGACCTCATCCTCCCGCCCGGGCCGTTCACGCGCCGCTGA
- a CDS encoding DoxX family protein → MATRPSERTLRSELLGRDVEFNYSETWLAYSMLGLRVVMAWVFLQAGLEKLFEGGLADPLAWSSVGFLQNGIADANPLQGVFLFFADFAVIVDPMVVFGQILIGLALLFGVFFRFAALMGAIMMSLFWTAAWQGGLLAGFPMSHGYFIDSSFVYMLLLFGLGAWGAGRIVGVDRALESSDLVRSAPWLRYLLG, encoded by the coding sequence ATGGCAACACGACCGTCCGAACGGACGCTTCGCTCGGAACTGCTCGGGAGAGACGTGGAGTTCAACTACTCGGAGACGTGGCTGGCGTACTCGATGCTCGGCCTCCGGGTCGTGATGGCGTGGGTGTTCCTCCAAGCCGGGTTGGAGAAGCTGTTCGAGGGCGGCCTCGCGGACCCGCTAGCGTGGAGTTCCGTCGGCTTCCTCCAGAACGGGATCGCAGACGCGAACCCGCTTCAGGGGGTGTTCCTATTTTTCGCCGACTTCGCGGTGATCGTCGACCCGATGGTGGTGTTCGGCCAGATCCTGATCGGACTGGCGCTGCTGTTCGGCGTGTTCTTCCGGTTCGCCGCGCTGATGGGCGCGATCATGATGTCGCTGTTCTGGACGGCGGCGTGGCAGGGCGGGCTGCTGGCCGGGTTCCCGATGAGCCACGGCTACTTCATCGACAGCTCGTTCGTGTACATGCTCCTGCTGTTCGGGCTGGGCGCGTGGGGCGCGGGCCGGATCGTCGGGGTCGACCGGGCGCTGGAGTCGAGCGACCTCGTGCGGTCGGCTCCGTGGCTGCGGTACCTCCTCGGATAA
- a CDS encoding OB-fold nucleic acid binding domain-containing protein, which yields MGSCIICGTDVGGGRVCDSHQEDVVFDFRGDSPNGLVPSRFYRGVVDGYAEFGVFVDLAPGVTGLLHRSELDQRLDSLDWEPGDEVFVQVKGVRDNGNVDLGWSIRQADREFRGVLVQEPSGEHLPDEEPSDDDTAETGERTDTDESADDASEAEDAGSDAAEDGETVEADADPEPTGEDVTPDDEESDEEFDDEPDAAVDEEADVDADEEADVDADEEADVDADEEADVDADEEADVDADEEADVDADEEPDAATDEETDEDRERVTITTLEDAVGESVRIEGEVVGVRQTGGPTVFEVSDETGAVDVAAFVEPGVRAYPDVEVGDAVRVDGEVESHRGDIQVESDALVLLDGEGAEAVRRRIADALTDEARPEGLQPLGGDETVAELADGLLDAAEAVRRAVLESRPIVVRHPATADGYVAGAAVERAVLPLIRDEHAKSDAEYHYFTRRPLDEPVYGMDAATNDATRMLQDRDRHDEKLPLFLLVGTGSTTESADGIDLLSVYGVDAVVVDAAVADPETRDAVETLVSPELADVDGDETLSTGALVASLASAINDEVRTDLEHLPAVSYWADAPERYVNLARDAGYDAERVAELREAVALEAYYQSYQDKRELIADLLFSDGGNLAAHVSEQFREKLETEIKTADANVATEAVDGVEFALLDTDGYTHRYDFPPTPLLLDDLHRQRADGEPFATVGVGTDELYVRTTADVSVRDVAERAAELAPTADIATAGVREGKIEFLSGERDAVEDAVVAAVAEAF from the coding sequence ATGGGATCCTGTATCATCTGTGGCACCGACGTCGGGGGCGGTCGCGTCTGCGACTCGCACCAGGAAGACGTCGTGTTCGACTTTCGTGGCGACTCCCCGAACGGTCTCGTCCCGAGCCGGTTCTACCGAGGCGTCGTCGACGGGTATGCCGAGTTCGGCGTGTTCGTCGACCTCGCGCCGGGCGTCACCGGCCTGCTCCACCGCTCCGAACTCGACCAGCGGCTCGACAGCCTCGACTGGGAGCCGGGCGACGAAGTGTTCGTTCAGGTGAAAGGCGTCCGCGACAACGGCAACGTCGACCTCGGCTGGTCGATCCGACAGGCCGACCGCGAGTTCCGCGGCGTCCTCGTCCAAGAGCCCTCGGGCGAACACCTCCCCGACGAGGAGCCGAGCGACGACGACACCGCCGAGACTGGAGAGCGGACCGACACGGACGAGTCGGCGGACGACGCCTCCGAGGCCGAAGACGCCGGATCCGACGCGGCCGAAGACGGCGAGACCGTCGAGGCTGACGCGGACCCCGAGCCGACGGGCGAAGACGTTACGCCCGACGACGAGGAGTCCGACGAGGAATTCGACGACGAACCGGACGCCGCCGTAGACGAAGAGGCCGATGTCGACGCGGACGAAGAGGCCGATGTCGACGCGGACGAAGAGGCCGATGTCGACGCGGACGAAGAGGCCGATGTCGACGCGGACGAAGAGGCCGATGTCGACGCGGACGAAGAGGCCGATGTCGACGCAGACGAAGAGCCCGACGCCGCCACGGACGAAGAGACCGACGAGGACCGCGAGCGCGTGACGATCACCACGCTCGAAGACGCGGTCGGCGAGTCGGTCCGGATCGAGGGCGAGGTCGTCGGCGTCCGCCAGACCGGCGGCCCGACGGTGTTCGAGGTCAGCGACGAGACGGGCGCGGTCGACGTGGCCGCGTTCGTCGAGCCGGGCGTCCGGGCGTACCCGGACGTCGAGGTGGGCGACGCGGTGCGGGTCGACGGCGAGGTCGAGAGCCACCGCGGCGACATTCAGGTCGAATCCGACGCGCTCGTCCTCCTCGACGGCGAGGGGGCCGAAGCGGTCCGCCGACGGATCGCCGACGCGCTCACCGACGAGGCCCGCCCCGAGGGGCTCCAGCCGCTCGGCGGCGACGAGACGGTCGCCGAACTCGCGGACGGCCTCCTCGACGCCGCGGAGGCGGTCCGCCGCGCGGTGCTGGAGTCGCGCCCCATCGTCGTCCGCCACCCGGCGACCGCCGACGGCTACGTCGCGGGCGCTGCGGTCGAGCGCGCCGTCCTCCCGCTGATCCGCGACGAGCACGCGAAAAGCGACGCCGAGTACCACTACTTCACCCGCCGCCCGCTCGACGAGCCGGTGTACGGGATGGACGCGGCGACCAACGACGCGACCCGCATGCTTCAGGACCGCGACCGCCACGACGAGAAGCTCCCGCTGTTCCTGCTCGTCGGAACCGGCTCGACGACCGAGTCCGCCGACGGCATCGACCTGCTGTCGGTGTACGGGGTCGACGCGGTCGTCGTCGACGCCGCGGTCGCCGACCCGGAGACCCGGGACGCGGTCGAGACGCTCGTCTCGCCGGAGCTGGCCGACGTCGACGGCGACGAGACGCTCTCGACGGGCGCGCTCGTCGCCTCGCTCGCGTCGGCGATAAACGACGAGGTCCGCACGGACCTTGAACACCTCCCCGCGGTGAGCTACTGGGCGGACGCCCCGGAGCGGTACGTGAACCTCGCGCGCGACGCGGGCTACGACGCCGAGCGCGTCGCGGAACTCCGTGAAGCGGTCGCCTTAGAGGCGTACTACCAGTCGTATCAGGACAAACGCGAACTGATCGCGGATCTGTTGTTCTCGGACGGCGGCAACCTCGCGGCGCACGTCTCCGAGCAGTTCCGGGAGAAGCTGGAGACGGAGATCAAGACTGCGGACGCGAACGTCGCCACGGAGGCGGTCGACGGCGTCGAGTTCGCGCTGCTCGACACCGACGGCTACACGCACCGGTACGACTTCCCGCCGACGCCGCTGCTCCTCGACGACCTCCACCGCCAGCGCGCGGACGGCGAGCCGTTCGCGACGGTCGGCGTCGGCACCGACGAGCTGTACGTGCGCACGACGGCCGACGTGTCGGTCCGAGACGTGGCCGAGCGCGCGGCCGAACTCGCGCCGACGGCGGACATCGCCACCGCCGGCGTCCGCGAGGGGAAAATCGAGTTCCTCTCGGGCGAGCGCGACGCCGTCGAGGACGCGGTCGTCGCCGCCGTCGCCGAGGCGTTCTGA
- a CDS encoding YIP1 family protein — protein MTSRTGDSTGGRPRGLRGIGRTWAEVLVRPRRAFANGITPGDQAPALTFAVAVAAAFALGLIATDPGAVPTVVPSSRALSGLVVFVVVVALAAPVGLHLTAAVATVSVVVASLELAGGVGFRDRGGVSETVQAVAYASSPMALGGPAIPELRVACGAYAAVLLFVGLRTVHGLGPLRTAVAALPPAALGYGVGYRVVAAARRLLAA, from the coding sequence GTGACGTCTCGGACAGGCGATTCGACGGGCGGTCGCCCGCGCGGGCTGCGTGGCATCGGGCGCACGTGGGCCGAGGTGCTCGTTCGGCCGCGGCGGGCGTTCGCGAACGGGATCACGCCCGGCGATCAGGCACCCGCGCTGACGTTCGCGGTCGCGGTCGCCGCGGCGTTCGCCCTCGGCCTGATCGCGACCGACCCCGGGGCCGTACCGACCGTCGTCCCCTCCTCGCGGGCGCTGTCCGGGCTCGTCGTCTTCGTCGTCGTCGTCGCGCTCGCGGCCCCGGTCGGTCTCCACCTGACCGCCGCGGTCGCGACGGTCTCGGTCGTGGTCGCGAGCCTCGAACTCGCCGGCGGGGTCGGGTTCCGCGACCGCGGCGGCGTGAGCGAGACGGTTCAGGCCGTCGCGTACGCCAGCTCGCCGATGGCGCTCGGGGGACCGGCGATACCCGAACTCAGGGTCGCCTGCGGCGCGTACGCGGCGGTGTTGCTGTTCGTCGGGCTCCGGACGGTCCACGGACTGGGGCCGCTCAGGACGGCCGTCGCCGCGCTCCCGCCGGCCGCGCTCGGCTACGGCGTGGGGTACCGCGTCGTCGCGGCGGCGCGACGACTCCTCGCCGCGTGA
- a CDS encoding type IV pilin: MAAFRDDERGFTPLAGTGLLVGVVVLLLAIVGAAVFGLIDGVAPPDAEFEGTQEDGELVIVALGPDPVPAEELYVRGEDPDGNVQFGAWPGDGVVRPGDRVPVPNATGNENFDIVWEPIAFDTRETLGSYDGEDSAIQEWSEENGGSTPGGGIGV, encoded by the coding sequence ATGGCTGCGTTCCGAGACGACGAGCGAGGGTTCACCCCGCTGGCGGGCACGGGGCTGCTCGTCGGGGTCGTCGTGTTGCTGCTGGCGATCGTCGGCGCGGCGGTGTTCGGTCTCATCGACGGCGTCGCCCCGCCGGACGCCGAGTTTGAGGGGACACAGGAGGACGGCGAACTCGTCATCGTCGCGCTCGGACCCGACCCCGTCCCCGCCGAGGAGCTGTACGTCCGCGGCGAGGACCCGGACGGGAACGTCCAGTTCGGCGCGTGGCCCGGCGACGGAGTGGTCCGACCGGGCGATCGGGTCCCCGTGCCGAACGCTACCGGCAACGAGAACTTCGACATCGTCTGGGAGCCGATCGCGTTCGACACCCGGGAGACGCTCGGCAGCTACGACGGGGAAGACTCGGCGATCCAAGAGTGGAGCGAGGAGAACGGCGGCAGCACGCCGGGCGGCGGTATCGGCGTCTGA
- a CDS encoding Gfo/Idh/MocA family oxidoreductase, with amino-acid sequence MTQKPLKIGVLGYRFMGKAHSNALARLPMFFPDAPDVERHTLVGRDEEALAEAAERFGFAHTATDWETAIDEVDVFYNLGPNHVHAEPSIAALEADVPVLCEKPLAPTLEEAAAMRDAAAASAVTAGTAFNYRFVPAIRYAKGLIEDGELGEIRQVRGRYLQDWLVDPEAPWAWRMDADMAGSGALGDLGAHTIDLANFLVGEEVGGIDRVSGRLTTFVDERPVYDDGAVAEYRDVTVDDAYSAQVAYESGATGTFEATRVAEGHKNDHTIAVHGSKGSVKFSLERLNELEVLREGNRGYETVLVTDETDPYVDRWWPPGHVIGWEHTFVHENYEFLSAVAEGESFEPSFADGYEVQKALAAIQRSDERGEWVAVE; translated from the coding sequence ATGACACAGAAACCGCTGAAGATCGGCGTGCTGGGGTATCGATTCATGGGCAAGGCGCACTCGAACGCGCTCGCGCGGCTCCCGATGTTCTTCCCGGACGCGCCAGACGTTGAGCGGCACACGCTCGTCGGGCGCGACGAGGAGGCGCTCGCGGAGGCCGCGGAGCGGTTCGGCTTCGCGCACACCGCGACCGACTGGGAAACGGCGATAGACGAGGTGGACGTCTTCTACAACCTCGGCCCGAACCACGTCCACGCGGAGCCGTCGATCGCGGCCCTCGAAGCCGACGTGCCCGTCCTCTGTGAGAAACCCCTCGCGCCGACGCTGGAGGAGGCGGCGGCGATGCGCGACGCCGCGGCCGCGAGCGCCGTGACCGCGGGTACCGCGTTCAACTACCGGTTCGTCCCCGCGATCCGGTACGCGAAAGGACTGATCGAGGACGGTGAACTCGGCGAGATCCGGCAGGTCCGCGGGCGGTACCTCCAGGACTGGCTCGTCGATCCGGAGGCCCCGTGGGCGTGGCGGATGGACGCCGACATGGCCGGTTCCGGCGCGCTCGGCGATCTCGGCGCACACACGATCGACCTCGCGAACTTCCTCGTGGGCGAGGAAGTCGGCGGGATCGACCGCGTCTCGGGCCGGCTGACGACGTTCGTCGACGAGCGCCCGGTGTACGACGACGGCGCGGTCGCGGAGTACCGCGACGTGACGGTCGACGACGCCTACAGCGCGCAGGTCGCTTACGAGTCGGGCGCGACCGGGACCTTCGAGGCCACGCGGGTCGCCGAGGGCCACAAGAACGACCACACGATCGCGGTCCACGGCTCGAAGGGGAGCGTGAAGTTCTCCTTGGAGCGGCTCAACGAACTGGAGGTGCTCCGGGAGGGGAACCGCGGCTACGAGACGGTGCTGGTCACCGATGAGACGGATCCGTACGTCGACCGCTGGTGGCCCCCCGGACACGTGATCGGGTGGGAACACACGTTCGTCCACGAGAACTACGAGTTCCTCTCGGCGGTCGCCGAGGGCGAGTCGTTCGAACCGTCGTTCGCGGACGGCTACGAGGTTCAGAAGGCGCTCGCGGCGATCCAACGGTCCGACGAGCGCGGCGAGTGGGTCGCGGTCGAGTGA